The following proteins are encoded in a genomic region of Sulfurimonas sp. HSL3-7:
- the pssA gene encoding CDP-diacylglycerol--serine O-phosphatidyltransferase has translation MKKQPTQLAYLLPNFFTASSIFAGIYSMISAIEGNFALAAWMVLLSLIFDGLDGRVARLTNTCSRFGVEFDSLADIVAFGAAPAILLYLYVGHDFGRFGIMASALFVIFGGIRLARFNVMTGENEPSVFIGVPIPTAAVFISILVLLFEKYSFLAEYKVVILLIALLVAVLMVSNIRYPSFKKVDMGKKHIRRVFVVIVAVAMIFFIYPVEGFATFFTLYILYGPLRSVVTLSKRSRLLK, from the coding sequence ATGAAAAAACAACCGACGCAACTCGCCTATCTGCTGCCAAATTTCTTTACCGCTTCGAGTATCTTTGCCGGTATCTACAGCATGATCTCGGCCATCGAAGGGAATTTCGCCCTGGCGGCGTGGATGGTACTGCTTTCGCTAATCTTTGACGGGCTAGACGGGCGTGTGGCGCGCCTGACCAACACCTGCAGCCGGTTCGGCGTAGAATTCGACTCTCTGGCCGACATCGTCGCCTTCGGCGCCGCGCCGGCAATACTGCTCTACCTCTATGTCGGGCATGACTTCGGCCGTTTCGGTATCATGGCCAGTGCGCTCTTCGTTATCTTCGGGGGGATCCGCCTGGCCCGTTTTAATGTGATGACGGGTGAGAACGAACCCTCGGTCTTTATCGGTGTGCCTATCCCTACGGCAGCCGTCTTTATCTCGATACTGGTGCTTTTGTTCGAGAAGTACAGCTTCTTGGCAGAGTACAAAGTCGTTATCCTGCTGATCGCGCTGCTGGTCGCCGTGCTGATGGTAAGCAACATACGTTACCCGAGTTTCAAAAAAGTGGATATGGGTAAAAAACATATACGGCGGGTCTTCGTCGTCATCGTTGCCGTAGCCATGATTTTCTTTATCTACCCGGTAGAAGGGTTCGCGACCTTCTTCACCCTCTATATCCTCTACGGACCGCTGCGCTCTGTCGTGACCCTCTCCAAACGTTCAAGACTTCTAAAATAA
- a CDS encoding phosphatidylserine decarboxylase: MNYNDTFIIAKDGFKCIAASAALMLFFMAIDADLFSFLSGVLLLVTIWTFRNPERTIPHFQQDSIVSVADGVIRSIETIEDAKGESSYKIVIKSGFLDASVLRVPFSCEVSEAELLYGARLNSLTPLSDSLNEQCRIVFGRGKKQVRVMHKLQISSVGIKNHLSEKSRAVQGARYGLMVNGKTTLILPVNSRVAVKVGAKVRAGETLIGFFS, encoded by the coding sequence ATGAACTATAATGATACGTTTATCATCGCGAAGGACGGTTTCAAGTGTATTGCGGCCTCTGCTGCGTTGATGCTTTTTTTCATGGCGATAGACGCCGATCTTTTCAGCTTTTTGAGCGGTGTTCTGCTTCTGGTTACGATCTGGACCTTTCGCAATCCCGAGCGTACGATTCCCCATTTTCAGCAAGACAGCATTGTCAGTGTTGCTGACGGCGTGATCAGAAGTATCGAGACGATAGAAGATGCGAAGGGGGAGAGTTCGTACAAGATCGTCATCAAGAGCGGCTTTTTGGATGCATCGGTCCTGCGTGTGCCGTTTTCGTGCGAGGTCTCCGAAGCCGAGCTTCTCTATGGTGCGCGCCTTAATTCGCTGACGCCGCTTTCGGACAGCCTGAACGAACAGTGCCGTATTGTTTTCGGCAGGGGGAAGAAACAGGTACGTGTCATGCATAAGCTGCAGATCAGCTCGGTCGGCATCAAAAACCACCTGAGCGAAAAAAGCCGGGCTGTCCAGGGCGCGCGTTACGGCCTGATGGTCAACGGCAAGACGACGCTGATCCTGCCGGTGAATTCGCGTGTGGCTGTCAAAGTCGGTGCAAAAGTGCGCGCGGGCGAGACGCTGATAGGGTTCTTCTCGTAA